The region CTCGCATTCTTTGTTCAGTCCCGTGTAACAGCTTCGCGCCACGCAATGCCTTGGATCCAATATAATTCACTTGTCTCTCACTATCAATTGCGCCTTTCGCATGGCTGAATTGATTAATTGAGATGACGCGCTAGCGGGTCGCCGCTATGCCCGCCGAATGGGCGGACGGCACAGCATCTTGCTTCCAATTGCGGCTGCATTGCTAGGGGTCGGGCTTCTCGCCTTGATGGACGCCTTCATGAAAGTGGCGGCCCTTGCCGCAGGCGCCTATAGCGCGTCAGTTCTTCGCTCGGCCATGGGTACGGCGATTATCGCGCCGATCTGGCTCGGTTCCGGAGGGCGTTGGCCTTCGCAGCCTGTTCTAAAACTGCATTTTCTGCGGGGCACAGTGTCCGGCTTTATGGCGCTAAGCTTCTTCTATGCGATAACCAAATTGCCGCTTGCAGAAGCCATTGCCATTTCATTCGTCGCGCCTTTGATAGCGCTTTATCTTGCCGCTGTCTGGCTCGGCGAAGTGATACGCAAGGAATCGATCCTTGCGTCGATTCTTGGCCTGGCCGGGACAGTTGTGATTGTCAGCGGGCGATTGGGAGAAGCGGAATACCAGACTGAAACGCTGCTCGGTCTTGGGGCGATATTCTTTTCTGCCATGCTCTATGCAGTGAACTTCATCATCATTCGCAAACAAGCGCTGGTCTCAAGCCCGGCAGAGGCCACCACCTTTCATAGCGGCGTGGCCTGCCTTGTCCTGCTGGTATTCGCGCCGTGGTTTTTTACGCTGCCAGAACCAGCCGCACTGCGCGACATTGCAATCTCGGCTGGGTTGACCGTAGCAGGCGCATTTGCGCTGACCTGGGCCTATGCGCGCGCCGAAGCCCAGGTATTGATGCCGATGGAATATTCGGGATTCTTGTGGGCAGCACTGTTCGGATGGGTCTTCTTTGCTGAACGGGTAACTGCCACTACTGTTGCGGGCGCTATTCTGATCGTTGCGGGGTGCCTGTTAGTGGCTAGGCGCAAAAAACAGCTGCTACCGCCCGAACAGGCGGCGATCTGACTCTCACCCTCTTGACCTCGCGCGCGTGAGGGAGCAGGTGCCGCAGCAAATGCGGTGCCCCGCATACCCTTGCTGGTGGCACGCGAAATCACGAAAGGACACACTTCTCCAATGACCCAGGTCGGCAAGGACACCCTCGGAACCCGCTCAACACTCAATGTCGGCGGTAAGGAATATGCCTATTACTCGTTTACCAAGGCATCACAGACGATTGGCGATGTCTCGAAACTGCCGATTTCGATGAAAGTGCTGCTTGAGAACATGCTGCGCTTTGAAGATGGTGGCTTCACTGTTGGCACGGACGATATTCAGGCGATCGCTGACTGGCAGAAGAACCCGGTTACCGGCAGTGAGATCCAGTATCGCCCTGCGCGCGTGCTGTTGCAGGACTTTACCGGCGTTCCATGCGTGGTTGACCTGGCAGCAATGCGTGACGCGATTGCCAAGCTTGGCGGTGATACTGCCAAGATCAACCCGCAGGTTCCCGTGAATCTCGTAATCGACCACTCGGTCATGGTGGACGAATTTGGCCACCCCAAGGCTTTCGAGAAGAACGTCGAGCTTGAGTATCAGCGCAATGCAGAGCGCTATGACTTTCTGAAATGGGGCTCAAAAAGCTTCCAGAACTTCAGTGCGGTTCCTCCCGGAACGGGCATTTGCCACCAGGTGAATCTGGAACACATCGGCAAGGGCGTGTGGTCAAGCCAGGATCAGGACGGCGCAACTATCGCATACCCTGACACCTGTGTCGGCACTGACAGCCACACCACCATGATCAACGGCCTTGGCGTGCTGGGCTGGGGTGTGGGCGGCATCGAAGCCGAAGCAGCCATGCTGGGTCAGCCGGTTTCCATGCTGATCCCGGAAGTTGTCGGCTTCAAGCTCACCGGCGCGATGGCTGAAGGCATTACTGCAACCGATCTGGTGCTGACCTGTGTGCAGATGCTGCGCGAAGTTGGCGTGGTAGGGCGTTTCGTAGAATTCTACGGCCCGGGCGTTTCGAACCTTTCGCTCGCAGACCGTGCAACCATCGCAAACATGGCGCCTGAATATGGCGCGACCTGCGGCTTTTTTGGCGTCGATGACAAAACGCTCGAATATCTGCGTCTGACAGGGCGCAGCGAAGAACAGATTGCGCTAGTCGAAGCCTATTCGAAGGAACAAGGCATGTGGTTCGAGCCGGACAATGTGCCGGTATTCTCGAACACGCTAGAGCTCGACATGTCATCGGTCGTCCCGTCGCTGGCAGGGCCGAAGCGTCCACAGGACAAGGTCATCCTTTCCGAAGTGGACGAGTTGTTCAATGGCGACTTGCAGAAGGTTTACAGCAAGTCTGCGCCTGCGCGTGTCGCGGTAGAGGGGAAAGATCACGATATCGGCGACGGCGATGTTGTGATCGCGGCAATCACCAGCTGCACCAACACGTCCAACCCGGACGTGCTGATCGCCGCCGGTCTGGTCGCCAAGAAGGCGGTCGAAAAGGGTTTGAAGCCAAAGCCTTGGGTCAAGACTTCGCTTGCACCAGGGTCGCAGGTCGTGACGGATTATCTCGTGAAGTCGGGCCTGCAGGCTGATCTCGATGCGATCGGTTTCGATCTGGTGGGCTATGGCTGCACCACCTGCATCGGCAACTCTGGCCCGCTCGCACCGCCAATCAGCAAGGCAATCAACGGCAATGACATCGTTGCGGCTTCAGTCCTGTCGGGCAACCGCAACTTCGAAGGCCGCGTGTCACCTGATGTGCGCGCCAACTTCCTCGCATCGCCGCCGCTGGTTGTGGCCTACGCGCTGAAGGGCACTGTAACGGAAGACATCACCACTACCCCGATCGGTCAGGATCAGGACGGCAATGACGTAATGCTCGCTGACTTGTGGCCGTCCAACAAGGAAGTCTACGAGCACCGCGTGGCAAATATTGACCGTGGTATGTTCGAGCGCCGCTATGCCGACGTCTACAAGGGCGATGAGCATTGGCAGGCAATCCAGGTGGAAGCTTCCGACACTTACCAGTGGCGTCCGGGCAGCACTTATGTTGCGAACCCACCTTACTTTGAAAGCATGGAGATGACGCCTGCCCCGATCACAGACATCACTGACGCAAAACCGCTCGCGATCCTGGGTGACTCGGTGACCACCGACCACATTTCGCCCGCTGGCTCGATCAAACAGGACAGCCCGGCAGGCGAATATCTGATGAGCAATCAGGTCGCGAAGGCGGACTTCAACTCCTACGGCTCGCGCCGCGGCAACCATGAAGTGATGATGCGCGGCACCTTCGCCAATATCCGCATCAAGAACGAAATGGTTCCGAGTGTTGAAGGTGGCTACACTACTTACAACGGCGAACAGATGGCGATCTATGACGCCGCAATGAAGCACAAGGCCGACGGCACACCGCTGGTTGTGATTGGCGGCAAGGAATACGGCACAGGCTCTTCGCGCGACTGGGCGGCAAAGGGCACCATCCTGCTGGGTGTCCGCGCAGTGATCGTCGAAAGCTTTGAGCGTATTCACCGCTCGAACCTGGTAGGCATGGGTGTGCTGCCGCTGCAGTTCAAGGATGGCGATACCCGCGAGACGCTGGGCCTGACGGCGGATGACACATTCAGCATCAAGGGCCTTGCTGGGCTTGCCCCGCAGCAGGACGTCGAAGTTGAAGTAACCCGCGCAGATGGCACCAGCTTCAGCTTCACCGCGCGCAGCCGCATCGATACGGCGAACGAATTGGAATACTACCTGAACGGCGGTATCCTCCATTATGTTCTGCGCAAGCTGGCGTCCTAAGATGCGGTTCACACCTCTTGGGCTAGTGGCCGCCGCCATGCTGCCTCTTTCAGGCTGCATGATCGTCGACAATAGCGGTGATCGCATAGTGGCCGGCGCGCCAGGGCGATCAGTTGCACAAGTCGAAACTCTGCCAGCGTCCGAGCTCGCAGCTTTGATTGCCAGCGGCCAAGTGGTGCTGATCGATGTTCGTACACCTGATGAATACGAAGGTGGCCGGATTGCGAGCGCACTTAATGCGCCAGTGCAAACCTTTGATGCCGCTGCCATTCCGCGGGACGCAACGCGTGAGACGATCCTCTATTGCCGCTCTAGCGGCCGGTCAAAGCGGGCTGCAGACATGCTCGCCGCTAAATGGGGAACAAAGGTCCGTCACCTGAAAGGCGGCGTACTTGCTTGGCAGGATGCCGGGCTCGAATTGGAAATACCAACAGGCGATTAGGCTTCTGTCGGCCACAAAAAGAGGGGTAGCGCCCCGGTTGCAAGCGCTACCCCTTTACATTTGAAGTTCACTCTTTCGATGCACGGCAGGAGACTAAGTCGCCAATCGCATCCGGAACTGCCACTTGCACGGGTCCCAATACTTGCAGCAGCACCAATCGGGTACTGGTGGCTACGGCTCAGCCCCCAAAACCAAGAGCCGTAGCCACCGTGACGATAAGACCAGGCGCCTCATCGCTTGAGAACCTTGTGGCCCCGTTTTGTGATTCGAAACAATCTGATTAACCAGTCTTGGAAAGGACTTGCGGCGAAAAACTTGTCAATTCGCTGCTGGATGCAATACGCTGTCCCACGGCGGGACTCGTGTCGCCCGATCGTTAACGAAAGCGACATGTCGGCCAGCGATGCAGTTCGTAGATTGGTCCTGTCGCAACATTTCATGATAAGCTAGCCGACCTCGCTATAAACAAATCAACTGGAGTATTTCTTGTGCTTACATCTCTTCTAGCTTCCGCAGCCCTCTTGTTTTCTTTGCAAGCTCAGGCAGCAAGCGAACCCGAACAAGAAACTGAGGTAACGCAGATTGAAGAGGCTGCACCGGAGCCCGAAGCTGAACCCGCTACAGAGGAGAACACGGTCATCTGCCGACGGACACAGCTCATTGGTTCGAAGTTTACCAAACGCATCTGTGGAACGCAGGCAGAATGGGACGAGCTTGCACGCAAGGGTCGGGTTTCGACTGCTGAATTCCAGGCCAAAGGCGCTGGTATCCGGCAGGCTGGTAACTAAGCTGGCCTAACCCTCTTCAAAAAATCCTGGCTGCCCGCCGCCCCCGGTGGCTGGCGGTTCCATTTCCAGATGCTGCCACCCGGCATCATTGAGTGCGCGGCCACGCTCCGTGCGCGCGAGCAGACCCAGCTGGATCAGATAGGGCTCGATCACATCCTCTACGGTATCGCGCGGCTCGCCCAGCCCCGCTGACAGCGCGCCCACCCCTACTGGGCCGCCCTTATAGGTGGTCGCGATCATGGCGAGATATTTGCGGTCCATCGCATCGAGGCCAAGGCGATCAATCTCCAGCCGGGTCAGCGCATCGTCGGCAATCGGCTTCGTAACAGTCCCCTGCCCCGCAACATGGGCAAAGTCCCGTACCCGGCGGAGCAAGCGCCCGGCCACACGAGGCGTGCCGCGCGAACGGCGCGCAATCTCGCGCGCGCCTTGCGGATCGATATCAAGCCCAAGCAGGCGCGCGGCACGGCTTACTACAAGGTCCAGCTCATCATGCGTGTAGAAGTTCAGCCGCACCGGAATGCCGAAGCGGTCACGCAAAGGCGTGGTCAGTAGGCCCTGCCGCGTAGTTGCGCCGATCAGCGTGAACGGCGGCAGATCGATCCGCACGCTCCTGGCAGCCGGCCCTTCACCAATGATGAGGTCAAGCGCGCGGTCCTCCATCGCAGGATAGAGCACTTCTTCAACAACTGGATTAAGCCGATGGATTTCGTCGATGAAAAGCACGTCATGCGGCTCAAGATTGGTGAGCAGCGCGGCGAGATCGCCCGCCTTGGCAATTACCGGGCCTGACGTGGCGCGGAAACCCACGCCCAGTTCATTTGCGACGATTTGCGCCAAAGTGGTCTTGCCCAGCCCGGGCGGGCCGAAGAACAGCGTGTGGTCCATCGCTTCGCCGCGCGATTTCGCGGACTCTATGAAGACTTTCAGATTCTCGCGTGCTCCTTCCTGCCCGATGAATTCGCGCAAACTCTTAGGACGCAGCGCCGCATCGGGATCGTCAACTTGCCGCTCGGGCGTGTGAAGAGGGACAGGATCAGTCATCTCAGAACGGGTTCATCGTGTAACCATCTTGCTGGAGCAGCGCATGCGCAGTCATGGCCGACAGCGCCATTTCCACGCCTGGCGCGAGCATGTCGTTCGAAATGCCGTAGGCTGCAGCGGACTGCCCGCACAGGATTACGCGCATGCCAGTGTCAGTCAGCGCCTTGATCAGCGCGACATTGGCATTTTCCGCACCTTCGCGGCGATTGGCGTATTCTTCTGCGCCGAGCAGGTTTTCCGACGCTTTACCATGCACGACAACCGCAACCTCGGTGTTCTCTAGCGGCACGCCCGCGCGGACATGCATATTGATGAAGCGCGCGGCGCTCTCCAGCGTACGGTTGAGTTTGCCCGTCTCCGCCCTCGCGGCAACATCGAACGCTACCTTGAACTCTGCGCCTTCAGGGATATCGAAATCCGCATCGACCTGCGCATTGGGGCCGTATTCCTCAAACACCGGTCCGGTGGTGAATGCGGACAGGTCTTGGGCTGACAGTGGCGATGTCATCAGCGCCAAACTAACCAGAATTCCTGTTCTCAAAGTCATACGCTCTCCTATCCCGCCGCCCGTTTTAGCGCCACGCGGATCAGATCGGATTCCGGTGCATCTTCGCCTAATTCGGCTTGCGCGCGGGCGACAGCCTGCGCGGCTATCGCGGGTTTGAAGCCAAGGTTCTCGAGCGCGGAAACCGCGTCAGCGCTCGCGCCGCCCATGGGCACGGCAACACCAGCCACACCAGCCATGCCTCCGCCCGGAAGCGCGCCAGCCTTGTCCTTCAGCTCGTTGACGATGCGGCCGGCCAGTTTCGGCCCCACACCATTCGCGCGCGCCACCATCGCAGCGTCACCGCCCGCGCAGGCATCACGCACTTCACCGGTCGACAGCGCAGAAAGGATTGCGAGCGCCACCTTGCTTCCCACGCCCTGAACCTGAGTAAGCAGCCTAAACCAATCGCGCTCTGCACTTTCGGCAAAGCCGAGCAGGCGCATATCATTCTCGCTAACCTGCAGATCGGTGTGGACGGTGCATGCTTCACCCACTTCACCCAGCGCGGCAAGCGTCTTGGTACTGCAATGGACCAGATAGCCGACGCCTTGGACATCGACGATCGCCCAATCATCGCCTATTTCGTCCAGCCTGCCTGACAGTTTCGCGATCATGCGTTTCCTTCTGCGCTACCGCTTTGCTGTTTGTCGCCTTTTGTTCTTGCCCGCAAACAAATGCTTGGTCCAGAGATTATGGACACTTGCCCACTCTTGCGACATTAGGAACCCCATGAGCTGGAACACATTCGGACGCGTTTTGCGCTTTACCACCTGGGGTGAGAGCCATGGGCCTGCATTGGGCGCGGTACTGGACGGCTGCCCGCCGCGCATCACGCTGTCTGCAGAAGATGTCCAGCCGTTCATGGATGCGAGGAAGCCGGGGCAAAACCGCTTTACCACGCAACGCAAGGAAGCGGATCTTGTCCGCATCCTGTCCGGCGTATTCGAAGGCCAGACCACCGGCACACCAATTTCGCTGATGATCGAAAACACCGATCAACGCAGCAAGGACTATTCAGAAATCGCCAAGAGTTACCGTCCGGGTCATGCGGATTACAGCTATGACGCGAAGTACGGCATTCGCGACTATCGCGGCGGCGGTCGATCCAGCGCGCGCGAAACTGCGGCGCGGGTAGCGGCAGGCGCAGTCGCGCGTCTGATCATTCCGGAAGTCAAGATCACAGGCTTTGTGTGCGAGCTCGGCGGCGACAAAATCGACCGCGACAACATCGACTTTGCCGAAATCGGCAACAACCCGTTCTTCTGCCCCGATGCAGAGGCCGCAAAACGCTGGGAAGAGAAAATCGACGCCGCGCGCAAGGCGGGTTCGTCACTTGGCGCGGTGGTCGAATGCGTGGCCGAAGGTGTGCCCGCCGGATGGGGTGCGCCTGTCTATGCCAAACTCGACAGCGATCTGGCAGCGGCGATGATGACGATCAACGCCACCAAAGGAGTAGAGATCGGCGACGGCTTCGATGCTGCTCGACTAACCGGCGAGGAAAATGCCGATGCGATGCGGCCTGGCGAGAATGGCCCTGAATTTGCCGCCAACCACTCAGGCGGTACGGCAGGCGGTATCTCGACCGGACAACCGGTTGTATGCCGCGTCGCATTCAAGCCAACCAGCTCGATCCTGACCCCGGTCGATACGATTACATCGGATGGCGAAGCAACGCAGATCCGAACCAAGGGACGGCATGACCCCTGCGTGGGCATCCGCGGGACACCCGTAGTGGAAGCGATGATGGCGCTGGTGCTGGCCGATCACAAACTGCTGCATAATGCGCAATGCGGTTAGGTTATTGAGGTTTACGCCTGCTCAACCAGAACGAGCACATCTTCGTCCGCATCTTCATCATCGTGATGATTCACCGCATATTGCAGCAGCTCTACCTCGCGCTTGGCGACAGTATATGCATAGATGAGCAGTATATGCATAGATCAGCCCGACCAGCAGGATCACCCCGCTGCCGCCGCGCATAAACGGCACGTCAAACACAACAGCCAGCACAACAAGCGCGACTGCGGCCAGCAAAGTGCCCAAACTAACTTTCGACATCGAAAACCCCAATGGCTTGTTGATCAATACGGCATGAAACGTAGCCGAAGGGTTGTAACGGGTGGTTGCTCGTCATTCTTAAGATGGGGTTGCCATGGGCTCCCGCGTAATCGATTCAGTCAATCAAACCGCTATTGATTGATTTATTCACTCAAACTTATCGGATCATCTCGCTTCGCCGGGATCGATCCGTTTGCTATACACGCTGTGTAAGCAGTGGCTGCGATGCGAGTCGCGCCAGCGCAGGAATTCAGACACCCCTATAGGAGAGCACATTATGGACGCGAAGACCGGTGAATTGAACGGTTGCCCCTTCCACGCAGAGCAAGGCACACGCCCTCTGCTGGGCCGTACCAACAAGGATTGGTGGCCAGAGACAGCCAACACGGAAATTCTGACGCAGGGTGGCCGCAATGCGGACCCGATGGGCGAGGATTTCGACTATTGCGAAGCGTTCAATGCGATCGATTATGATGCGCTGAAAGCTGACCTTACAGCCTTGATGACAGACAGCAAGGATTGGTGGCCCGCCGATTATGGTCACTATGGCCCGTTTTTCATTCGCATGACCTGGCATGCCGCCGGCACTTATCGCACCGGTGATGGCCGCGGTGGCGGTGGCAGCGGGCAGCAGCGCTTTGCACCGCTCAACAGCTGGCCAGATAATGGTAACCTCGACAAGGCACGCCGCCTGCTTTGGCCGATCAAGCAAAAATACGGCAAGAACATCAGCTGGGCTGACCTGTTCATCCTTGCCGGCAATGTCGCAATTGAAAGCATGGGTGGCCCTGTGTTCGGCTTCGGCGGCGGACGTAAGGACGTATTCGAGCCGGAAACAGTCTATTGGGGCACAGAGGAACTGTGGGTCGATACCGGTGCTGAAACCCGTATCACTCCTGACGATGGCCGCGCGTTGGAGAACCCGCTGGCTGCCATCCAGATGGGCCTGATTTACGTCAATCCCGAAGGGCCCGGTGGCAACCCGCACGACGATGCAGGTGCCGCGCGTGACCTGCGCGAGACCTTTGCTCGGATGGCCATGAACGACGAGGAAACGGTCGCCCTGACCGCTGGCGGACACGCCTTTGGCAAGGCGCATGGTGCCAAGCCCTCTGACACTTTCAGCGGTGCACCCGAAGGTGAATCGCTTGAGAAACAGGCATTCGGTTGGTTGACCGATCAGGCAGAAATCGATGCGGGCAGTATCACTACGTCGGGCATCGAAGGCGCATGGTCCAACAATCCGACCAAATGGAGCCACGATTATCTGCGCCTGCTGTTCAAGTATGACTACGAGCTAACGCAGAGCCCGGCTGGTGCCAACCAGTG is a window of Altererythrobacter rubellus DNA encoding:
- a CDS encoding DsrE family protein: MTLRTGILVSLALMTSPLSAQDLSAFTTGPVFEEYGPNAQVDADFDIPEGAEFKVAFDVAARAETGKLNRTLESAARFINMHVRAGVPLENTEVAVVVHGKASENLLGAEEYANRREGAENANVALIKALTDTGMRVILCGQSAAAYGISNDMLAPGVEMALSAMTAHALLQQDGYTMNPF
- the ruvB gene encoding Holliday junction branch migration DNA helicase RuvB, giving the protein MTDPVPLHTPERQVDDPDAALRPKSLREFIGQEGARENLKVFIESAKSRGEAMDHTLFFGPPGLGKTTLAQIVANELGVGFRATSGPVIAKAGDLAALLTNLEPHDVLFIDEIHRLNPVVEEVLYPAMEDRALDLIIGEGPAARSVRIDLPPFTLIGATTRQGLLTTPLRDRFGIPVRLNFYTHDELDLVVSRAARLLGLDIDPQGAREIARRSRGTPRVAGRLLRRVRDFAHVAGQGTVTKPIADDALTRLEIDRLGLDAMDRKYLAMIATTYKGGPVGVGALSAGLGEPRDTVEDVIEPYLIQLGLLARTERGRALNDAGWQHLEMEPPATGGGGQPGFFEEG
- the ruvA gene encoding Holliday junction branch migration protein RuvA encodes the protein MIAKLSGRLDEIGDDWAIVDVQGVGYLVHCSTKTLAALGEVGEACTVHTDLQVSENDMRLLGFAESAERDWFRLLTQVQGVGSKVALAILSALSTGEVRDACAGGDAAMVARANGVGPKLAGRIVNELKDKAGALPGGGMAGVAGVAVPMGGASADAVSALENLGFKPAIAAQAVARAQAELGEDAPESDLIRVALKRAAG
- the aroC gene encoding chorismate synthase — translated: MSWNTFGRVLRFTTWGESHGPALGAVLDGCPPRITLSAEDVQPFMDARKPGQNRFTTQRKEADLVRILSGVFEGQTTGTPISLMIENTDQRSKDYSEIAKSYRPGHADYSYDAKYGIRDYRGGGRSSARETAARVAAGAVARLIIPEVKITGFVCELGGDKIDRDNIDFAEIGNNPFFCPDAEAAKRWEEKIDAARKAGSSLGAVVECVAEGVPAGWGAPVYAKLDSDLAAAMMTINATKGVEIGDGFDAARLTGEENADAMRPGENGPEFAANHSGGTAGGISTGQPVVCRVAFKPTSSILTPVDTITSDGEATQIRTKGRHDPCVGIRGTPVVEAMMALVLADHKLLHNAQCG
- a CDS encoding rhodanese-like domain-containing protein, with protein sequence MRFTPLGLVAAAMLPLSGCMIVDNSGDRIVAGAPGRSVAQVETLPASELAALIASGQVVLIDVRTPDEYEGGRIASALNAPVQTFDAAAIPRDATRETILYCRSSGRSKRAADMLAAKWGTKVRHLKGGVLAWQDAGLELEIPTGD
- a CDS encoding DMT family transporter; translation: MGGRHSILLPIAAALLGVGLLALMDAFMKVAALAAGAYSASVLRSAMGTAIIAPIWLGSGGRWPSQPVLKLHFLRGTVSGFMALSFFYAITKLPLAEAIAISFVAPLIALYLAAVWLGEVIRKESILASILGLAGTVVIVSGRLGEAEYQTETLLGLGAIFFSAMLYAVNFIIIRKQALVSSPAEATTFHSGVACLVLLVFAPWFFTLPEPAALRDIAISAGLTVAGAFALTWAYARAEAQVLMPMEYSGFLWAALFGWVFFAERVTATTVAGAILIVAGCLLVARRKKQLLPPEQAAI
- the acnA gene encoding aconitate hydratase AcnA, coding for MTQVGKDTLGTRSTLNVGGKEYAYYSFTKASQTIGDVSKLPISMKVLLENMLRFEDGGFTVGTDDIQAIADWQKNPVTGSEIQYRPARVLLQDFTGVPCVVDLAAMRDAIAKLGGDTAKINPQVPVNLVIDHSVMVDEFGHPKAFEKNVELEYQRNAERYDFLKWGSKSFQNFSAVPPGTGICHQVNLEHIGKGVWSSQDQDGATIAYPDTCVGTDSHTTMINGLGVLGWGVGGIEAEAAMLGQPVSMLIPEVVGFKLTGAMAEGITATDLVLTCVQMLREVGVVGRFVEFYGPGVSNLSLADRATIANMAPEYGATCGFFGVDDKTLEYLRLTGRSEEQIALVEAYSKEQGMWFEPDNVPVFSNTLELDMSSVVPSLAGPKRPQDKVILSEVDELFNGDLQKVYSKSAPARVAVEGKDHDIGDGDVVIAAITSCTNTSNPDVLIAAGLVAKKAVEKGLKPKPWVKTSLAPGSQVVTDYLVKSGLQADLDAIGFDLVGYGCTTCIGNSGPLAPPISKAINGNDIVAASVLSGNRNFEGRVSPDVRANFLASPPLVVAYALKGTVTEDITTTPIGQDQDGNDVMLADLWPSNKEVYEHRVANIDRGMFERRYADVYKGDEHWQAIQVEASDTYQWRPGSTYVANPPYFESMEMTPAPITDITDAKPLAILGDSVTTDHISPAGSIKQDSPAGEYLMSNQVAKADFNSYGSRRGNHEVMMRGTFANIRIKNEMVPSVEGGYTTYNGEQMAIYDAAMKHKADGTPLVVIGGKEYGTGSSRDWAAKGTILLGVRAVIVESFERIHRSNLVGMGVLPLQFKDGDTRETLGLTADDTFSIKGLAGLAPQQDVEVEVTRADGTSFSFTARSRIDTANELEYYLNGGILHYVLRKLAS